The segment ATCATCCTGGTCGTGTGGGTTATCGCCGCTGTCATCTCCTTCCCGCCGCTCATCTCCATGGAGAAGGAGGGACAGCAGGAGGTGGGGCGTCCCCTGTGCAAGATCAACGAGGACAAGTGGTACATCATCTCGTCCTCCATCGGGTCCTTCTTCCTGCCCTGCGTCATCATGGTGCTCGTTTACATCCGCATTTACCAGATCGCCAAGAGCCGGACCAGAGGCAGGCGAcgaaaagaggaagaggaagaacgGAGGAGGAACGATGCCCAAAAGGAGGAGAACGGCGATGGACAATGCCATGAGAAGCTCAATGGCAAGCCGGACGACAAGGACAAGGGCGACGTCAACGGCGTGGACGTGGAGGAGTCGTCCTCGTCCGAACGCAAGGACGACAACGCTTGCTCCGACAAGAAGAAGCGAGCCAAAGGCAAGACCAAGCTGAGCCAGATCAAACCCGGCGACGAGACGTGCAAGCGGTCCACGCGACAGAGCGGCAATCGCGGCCGCTGGAAGGGCCGCCAGAACCGTGAGAAGCGCTTCACCTTCGTCCTGGCCGTCGTCGTCGGCGTCTTCGTCGTCTGCTGGTTTCCTTTCTTCTTCACGTACACGCTCACAGCGCTCTGCGACTCGTGCTGCGTTCCCACCACGCTCTTCAAGTTCTTCTTCTGGTTCGGTTACTGCAACAGCTCGCTCAACcccatcatctacaccatcttCAACCACGACTTCAGGAGGGCTTTCAAAAAGATCCTGTGCCGAGGAGAACGCAGGATCGTGTGAATCGGACCGGTGTtggtatttttttgtgtttgttttttttttttgtttgtttgtttgtcttgtaGCGTGTTGTTCTGAACGTTGACCTTTTCCGATCCCCGCCGTGTTTTACAGCCAGTACCGAACACAGTGTGCACGCTTTACGCCATGACGATGATGGGGgagatgaaaaaatatatataaatgaaagatCTTGTGCCAAGGACGGTGCAGGAGTGTCGTGTGAATCGGACGCCGCCGCGTCGGTGTTGGAACTGATGTTGGTTTTTAACACTGACGTGGGAATCGTTTCCCTTTTCGAACTTTAACCGACAATCCATTACGACAAGACAAACACGtcaatgtgtaaaaaaaaaaaaaaagaagagtaaCTTCCCAccgttttttcttttctttacagcTTGTACGGAACACAGCGGACTGCGATTTAACGAAGCTGCGTTAGTCTTGATTTACGGCGCAGTAACCAGCCAGAGGGGGAAGTGTGTTCAGCAAACAGTAATACACGTCGTGCTGTTGAAAATAATCGGCCCTTGATTTGacacctgctttttttttttttttttgtattgtacaTCAATAGAGTGATAAGAAGAAAACGCTCTCCGGTGCTGTGCTCTGTAAATATCACAAATCACACAGTGGGAACCTGCGAGCAAGGCACACACTTCCACGCCGGTCAATCTCATTAGCGCGAACGTGATGCGTATGTGTTGTCATGGAAGGTGAGGACGTTTTACCGTCTAGGGAACAtcagaaaatgtgaaaatgaatttCGTTCCTGACCAAAATTTGATGTTATAGACTCGAAAAAATGAAGAATAAAGACTATATAGACAGAAAATACAATttttgttattactattatttttttttttcaattctgaATGAATAGTCCTAGACGTCTCGTCTCGTCTGTGCTGTCGTGTCAGGTTTTGTAACTTCTCGGATACGGATTTATATTTTTCCTCGGAGCACTGAAACCTAATCTGTTGTGAAATTGTTGATACTGCTCAACGTGACAaaacgaccccccccccccccccccccccaggagTAACGATTCACTTTATATGAGCCCTTAGGCAAATTGACGTTGCGCCGATCGTACACGCGCCAAACGGGCTCGTTTCCAGGCTCTACGTTTCACTAAACACTATAAAGATGAATGTTAGTGCAGTCTTGGTAAGAACATACTGTCACTCTGCTGTAACATACGTAATGAATATGCAACGGATTGCAGATACTAAAGCGGTGATCAAATATACTGGTGGTGTATTTGACGTGATTGAGGTTTACGTCCAGCTTTGAgtaatgttttttgttattcttttcCCCCACACTGTGTTAACCAGgtagtaaaaaaaatcacagccaACGTATTTCGaggaatgaaaatgaattaGGCAAACGAACAGAGTTGTTCCCTGgtaatcattttaaaagttCTGCTGCcagtaaataaaatgcagaGTGCTCAGATATGAAATGAAGCTCTTCGGACAAAAGAGAACCCACTTTCGTTAGCGTGGAAGAGTACGGGGTGCTCACACTGAGCTGCACACGGAGCTGCGCACGGAGCTGCTGGTGTTGGTTGGGggttggtcagaattccttcaggaggagaggagaggtggggttttttggtcagaattcctttgggagtgAGTGGGACTGGTCAAaatgtgatcattttatttgatttctattgttcttttaataatacagtcacaaagcagctttacagggaTTAGTCAGAGTTCCTTTGCGAGaaggcaggattggtcagaaatcCGTCTTGAGAGGTGGGATTAATCAGAATTCCTTTACGAGAGCAGGTGGGATCAGTCAGGATTCCTTTGCGAGTACAGGTGGGATCAGTCAGGATTCCTATGGCAGAGCAGGTGGGATCAGTCAGAATTCCTTTACGAGAGCAGGTGGGATCAGTCAGAATTCCTTTACGAGTGCAGGTGGAATCAGTCAGGATTCCTTTGCGAGTACAGGTGGGATCAGTCAGGATTCCTATGGCAGAGCAGGTGGGATCAGTCAGAATTCCTTTACGAGAGCAGGTGGGATCAGTCAGAATTCCTTTGCGAGAGCAGGTGGGATCAGTCAGAATTCCTTTGCGAGAGCAGGTGGGATCAGTCAGAATTCCTTTGCGAGAGCAGGTGGGATCAGTCAGAATTCCTTTGCGAGAGCAGGTGGGATCAGTCAGAATTCCTTTGCGAGAGCAGGTGGGATCAGTCAGAATTCCTATGGCAGAGCAGGTTGGATCAGTCAGAATTCCTTTGCAAGAGCAGGCGGGATcagtcagaattccttcaagaGAACGTGGgagcaggatttaaaaaaaagaaaggaaagaaacaacagtttaatgcacacctctacaccatAGTAACTCATGCGGCGTGTTTTGTATCATTATCCTGCAACATGAAGTGACCTCAAGTTTAGAGTTTGTTTATTATTCGATATTTGGCCTTTTTAATGGGGGAAGTCCTTAGATcattttttgtgtaatttgagAGTGTTTTTTTCATTCTAGAACATGATGACCTGCTTTActttcactttttattttatttttttcctgctgcGGATAAACAGCAACAGAACCCGGATTCACGTGTCACTTCTAGAGTCTAGGTCTTGTTTTAAGCTCTGTTGTACACGAACAGACTGTACACTGACGCACAACTAGCCAAAATACCACCACCAAACCAAATGTACATTTCCTTTTGAGTCTCCTGAAATAAACTGAGTGTACCCTATATGACTTGTGAGGCTtctaatgaatgaattttttttttcttttcttttttccccctgtagtCCTTCTCATGTCTAGTGCTTCTAGGCTAACAAGCTACATTCAAGTGTTTTCCAAGCActaaacacacctgattcagaCCATTAGCTAAATAGGAAAGCTCTCTGAATGGAATGCGTTTGAGCAGGGAAAACTGTGCGGAGTGCCaagtgaatgtaaacaataGGATCCTCGATAGTTTCCTAAAGTGTCTCATGTACGATGTGCAGATCTGGGATCTGTTTGCCTATGAAGAAGTATTCGTGATGACCCTGAACGTAATCCATTTATAATTTAATATGCTAGCCGAGCCTTCAACTAAAACTGTAGATTAGACAGCAGATTTACTGTGCCATATACTGCATCCAGCAATCAATCAAGTATTTTTTCGCTCTGATCTCATACAGCTACAGCTTCTTACTGACACAAACCAAACtgggaaaagacaaaaaaaaaaaaaaaaaaaaaaaaaacaacttggaAAGATTCTAGGGAAAAAGGTCACGTATGTCAATTTCACTCAAATACAAGCATGTCTTGGCGACTGAGGGCTTGACCGCTGCTCTCGAAGGGATCAGGTTTCAACCAGACCCGAATATTTAGGGCGACGACGACACAACAAAAGCAGTGTTCCCAGCGATGTATTCCATGTTGGTTAATGAAATGGCTCAGCAGTCAGCTTCGGGCCATTTCTGTAGCATTGGGTTGGGAAATGTATTTGCAACTCAGTGAAAGGTCAATAGAAcagttttggtttttttcctGACTGATGAttttgagattaaaaaaaaaaacaaaaaaaaaaaaacaaaagcgcTTTGCTTTTCGTACCCTAATGTAGTGCTCACTGAAATTAGTCTTGTTATACCCTTATTGCCGTCCCCAAGGAGAGCCCCGCCATATGGGGGCCTGAACTAATGACATTCTGGGCAGATGTGCACCTGTGAGCATTTGTGGCCTAACGTGCCTTTGTCATCAACTCGCTTTCCCATCTGTGCTAGCAGTTTGCTTCACCGACATGTAACACATTACCGCTGTCCAAATGTGTAGCGCTTGGCCCAACTCCAAAATGAGGTTTAAATTCCGCCTAAACGCAAACCAGCCACaagtttcattttcactttgttttttattttaatttaattttagtCCTGCTCGTGTGAATAAGCTCTTTCACATAACGGAGGTTTACTTACATACAGTCCACAAGACGCATTACTAaccaaatttacacaaatgaagcaGTTTGAAAGTTTCTTAAtcctgtgtcgttacctggatgatcgacGACCGTTTTTGTggtttgtgatagttgttcatgagtcccttgtttgctTTTAAAGCATCTTCTGCATGTTTGAGCCCCTTCCAACTgtatcttttcacaccgagggactcgtacacgactattacaaaaaaagtgcaaacgttcactgatgcatTAAGAGCAGAGGGGGGTGTAAacctttgaacaggatgatcggtgtaaattctGTATGTTAATCtatatgtgtatttgtgcaagttcagttattattgtgtcttgtggactatatgtaaacatctgttctGTAAAAGAGCtgattcagggcaggactaaataaataataataataataataataataataataataattaatcattttgCAGAtactgcaaggggtatgtacatttatgagcacaactgtatatagaacatgacagaaaataattgttagtctGTTTGCGTCAACACGAGTGTACTACGAGGCAGAGAAAACCAGTTTGGAAAGCTGTGGTCCGTGGCGGCCTGCTTATCCGTGTTTACAGGGTCTATTTGTAGACACGCCCCAATGCCCCAGTTCAGTCTGTTTGAACGGAAATCTTAGTGTGcattaacatttttacatttatggcatttggcagacgcccttatccagagagacttacaattatttttaatataaccGAGCAgctgagagttaagggccttgctcaagggcccagcagtggcgaTCAACAGTCCACTGAAcgaaccactgagctaccacttccaaAAAGTATACATGCTTTTACtgtgaggcaaaaaaaaaaaaaaaaaaaccactttcaAAAAACGCAGTACTAGTTATACTACGTTTCTTGCCGTTAACCTTGGTAGAactttgcaaaaaataaataaataaataaataaataaataaataaataaataaataaataatggagatCTGAATTACCTGTTAAGGTCATAAAGTTGGACGCATAATTAGTGAGGTTCCTCCTGGACAGGTATAAAGTATTGATCTGATCGAATGGCTgacttttgggggtttttttttacgttgCAATTTACTTCCTCATTCGTTATCACTTAAAGAGCCAGGTAAGGTAACGCTTTGGATGAACCACCTAAATAGAAAATGTACGTAACGCTAGCTAGCCATGTCCAGCAAACGTTAATGTGAGCTCATTGGGAGGAAAACCAGGACAGCGAAGATGCTTAAGCAGCGTCACGGCAGTAAATCAGTTCCACGAGGTGCAACTTGGCTAGGAAGCGGATGAAGGGTTGAGCAGATGGCCGCTGTAGATTGTGTGGGAATGAATGGTAGGTGGGTtcaaggaggaaaaaaaaaaaaaaaaaaaaaaaaaaaaaccacaactgTTCCACTCCATCTGCTAAACCACTAGAGCTCCAATGACTAATGAATCTTTTAAATTGACTCCACTGTCATACAACTGTGAAAGTGTTCATTGACTTAGAGCTAAGCtagctaaaaaacaaacaaatatctTTATCATAAGTAGGGCCCTGCATGTGCAAAATAAtgtgaaagggagtttttaaaaaaagggggttgGGGTGTTTAAAATAACCACTGTTGCTCACCACAAGGAACTTTAGCCTAGCTCTATTGTAGTTACTCTAGCTATTCTTTCAGAGCTCACTTCCTCATCTGTCACACATGATAAAACCCACCATCAAAACCCCCAAAGACTGAAATTTAAGCTGTAAGACACATAAGCGTTCGGCTAAGTGAACGGTAGAGATTTGATTCACGGCCACGTAACTCGCAGTAGTTAGCTAGCAATTAAACGAGCTAGTAAGCTACACATCTACGGACGCTAAATTCAaaatgaagtggaaaaaaaaaaaaaaatctcaagcAAATTACAATTTGTGAGGAGAGAGGCTACCGTCAAATATCATCTGCAAAAAATGAGCTAGACAAATCTTGCTAAGTCTAGCTAGCCTGGCTAGCGATATTTAGCTCATTCCCTCACAACGTAGCCTAGAGCACTGCACAAACAAAATCTTAGTTCAGAACTACTTTTTCCTGCCTTGATTTTAATCCTTGTACTATAGATGTTACTGTGAAAACATTCGGggattttattcattcattcatttatttatttgtacaccACATGAACAGTGACTGATCAGCTAGCTAAAGCAGAGTTCTACAAGTGCATAATAATGGGTTAGGAAGacaaaaatgcttaaaaaaccaaaccaaaaacaCTATTGTGAAACTACTATctagctcttttttttccttcttccctttatttatttatttatttatttatttattttttaagctaTTCTTCCAAGAACTCAAGACAGACCATAACCGCATTATTATAAGAAGGATAATCAATTTCCTGCTTTACTTGTATTCATGACTGTCATTAGCTCGGTTTTTAACCGACTTACAGCTTTCAATACCTTAGCTATACCTCTCATTAGATCCTAATAATTTGTTTAAGATATTGCGCAGAAGATGATTTACAGACTAATTAACTCTTGTTAAAATGACAGTCAGATGAGTCATTAACCATGTGAGCTAATTAAACACAATagctgactgtgtgtgtgtgtgtgtgtgtgtggggttggggCTTTGCTATGTGGTAGACTGGTTATTAACACACTTAACTGAGCTCATTATGTCATTATTAAGCCTAACTGCGTCAGGTATGTTCGAGCAGGAAAAGTAATAATGCACGGTGGGACGGATTAACACGGTCCTATCGAATTGACCTAATAAATGCGATTAAAGCAAAAACCCACCCTGAATGACTTGTATATTTAATCTTTCTAATTGGCGTGACCTTCAGCGCTGTCCAACACGCCATCGCGCTCATTACCTCGTAGGTCGCTAACTAGGCAAGTCAAAACTCCGCTGTAACTCGGCAGCGTaaagctgcattgcattctggatcTTTGAATTCGCAAAAAAACGTCTCCGCTAGTCCTGTGCTGAATTTCTCATTAATACGATGTTGAATGTTTTCGGGAAACTCGACAGCACCGGACAAATATGAGCACCACGATCGCTAACGTGTCTGTATAaagatatttcatgtgtttcagggtggagtttttcTTTAAATCGTCTCCTTAAAAGTGCCGAGCATGTATTTAGTGTTCCTTGCACTATTAGGTGGACTTTATTTTCCCAGCTTGGTTATGGTAGAAGCTATGATAAGTGAGGGCCTCCAATGTATTTGGACAGCTGTCCATAGAAATGAACGTGAGGGCACTCTGGCATGTCCTTTCTCAGCATGGGGATACATGGGAAAAGCGCTGTCCCGTGGTATTTTCAGACCGGTATAATCACATGCCCTTATTGACGCCATCCAACCGTTTCACCCCGGTTAGATCCCGTTGCTGTTGCATGTTCCAATACATTAGCAGGTCAAGTGAACTAACTGTTAAACCTAAGCAGCGGAACTTGTAGACACTGAGATCGGATGCGTGACCCATGTGTGCACCATATCGCGCTTGTATTCTAGTTAGTGACACGCTGTAATTCTACTTATTCTGTCCGACACAACTTATAACAAACACGACGTCTGTCTCGTGCACTGATGCGTATTCACTCAAGGGCATGGTGTTTATTTTGGTTAATACCCTGCCTCTATGAGGGCAAAGAAGTTTGGTATTAGTTTGTTATGACCTTACACATGGAACAGTGAAGGTCTGATATCTGTCTGATTTACTTTAGTGACTGTTGTTCATTTTCTGTACATTAATGAACAATTCGGGCAATGGACAATAACCTCCAGATTTCcgcccaccagccagctctccccctAACGAGAGATACCAACTGGAGAGGATGAAGGCGAACGTGCTTCCTTACGTGAAGACAGCCAACCGCATGACTTCTGAGAAGCCCATGactgg is part of the Ictalurus punctatus breed USDA103 chromosome 27, Coco_2.0, whole genome shotgun sequence genome and harbors:
- the adra2a gene encoding alpha-2A adrenergic receptor; translation: MGAVGCLNVTNGTSGGVPYPFQVSLVVLVVLLILLTVFGNVLVVIAVFTSRALKAPQNLFLVSLASADILVATLVMPFSLANELMGYWYFGQAWCEVYLALDVLFCTASIAHLCAISLDRYWSITQAVEYNLKRTPRRIKCIILVVWVIAAVISFPPLISMEKEGQQEVGRPLCKINEDKWYIISSSIGSFFLPCVIMVLVYIRIYQIAKSRTRGRRRKEEEEERRRNDAQKEENGDGQCHEKLNGKPDDKDKGDVNGVDVEESSSSERKDDNACSDKKKRAKGKTKLSQIKPGDETCKRSTRQSGNRGRWKGRQNREKRFTFVLAVVVGVFVVCWFPFFFTYTLTALCDSCCVPTTLFKFFFWFGYCNSSLNPIIYTIFNHDFRRAFKKILCRGERRIV